A genomic region of Zea mays cultivar B73 chromosome 6, Zm-B73-REFERENCE-NAM-5.0, whole genome shotgun sequence contains the following coding sequences:
- the LOC100282452 gene encoding subtilisin-chymotrypsin inhibitor CI-1B encodes MSSTGGGDDGAKKSWPEVVGLSLEEAKRVILCDKPDADIVVLPVGTPVTMDFRPNRVRIFVDTVAEAPHIG; translated from the coding sequence ATGAGCTCCACAGGCGGCGGCGACGATGGCGCCAAGAAGTCTTGGCCGGAAGTGGTCGGGCTCAGCCTGGAAGAAGCCAAGAGGGTGATCCTGTGCGACAAGCCCGACGCCGACATCGTCGTGCTGCCCGTCGGCACGCCGGTGACCATGGATTTCCGCCCCAACCGCGTCCGCATCTTCGTCGACACCGTCGCGGAGGCACCCCACATCGGCTGA